One Glycine max cultivar Williams 82 chromosome 8, Glycine_max_v4.0, whole genome shotgun sequence genomic window, ttaaccTAACTTATTCTTACTTATAATTTCTTATCtttctgaaattaaattaatctctAATATCACGTAATTGTCACGTCACACATGCTGTCAGGTTTAAAAACAACTTATAAAGTGAAAATGAGAGATTAATTTTTATGGATGAACGATCAATTTATAGTTACTTCTAACTCATCAACAAGCATTCGAAGTACTTTTCTTACACCAGCCTTGCCATCAGCAGCCAATGAAAACATCACAGGTCTACCAATCTGAAATTTGAGATGAAAGACAAAGGTATAAATAGCTGGAATGTGGGGTCTGCCTCTAATGTAACATTAGTAAAACAATGAAATAGAAATTCATATTCCATAAGTTTCATTGGCATTTGTGACAAATCCATATTCTGAGGAAATTTCTAAGTCAGGATCATATGCACTGTGGAACTTAGGAACTGCACCTCTATGATGAATATATGCTTCAGTGAGGCAAGAAAGCTTACATATACTGTAGTTAAGCATTCGACAGTTTAATTTGCTATGATTATGTGATCAAAATTTCATGTACTTAGGAATACACCAGCTGCTCCAAGAGTGCTTTAAAAACATCTGTCCCTCGGCGAATTCCACCATCCAGAAAAACTGGAATTCTTCCTTGTGCAGCTTTAACAACCCATTCAACTCAAGCAATCGATATTTCCATTATGTTGAATGTATAGAAATTTGAAAGATTACATTATTCAATAGGacccaaaaatttaaaagaaaacgaAAATGCAACCATTACTAGTAAGGAAGcggttaataatttatttatttatttgcaatgATTCAAATATAACAGCTTTGAAGTTTTAATGCATAATCAACTAAAATCACGCAAAGAATGGGCAAAAGTTTAGTTCCACTACCAAGAATGATAGCACTAGAAGTGGTTCATTTCTATtccaattaattaaaacattccAGAAATGATTAGGATCTAGTACCTCTTCCAAAGCCATAATAGTAGCAGGGACATAGTCAAGTTGCCGAGCTCCTTGATTGGAAACAATGATCCCAGCAGCTCCAGCTTGTATGGCTATCCTTGCTACATTATTAGCATAGTATATGGAATTGGCTTCATGATTGAGAAAACAATcctaataaagataaaatggaCAGGGAAGCAACAGAGTGTATCTATTTGATAGGTTTACTATCTTCAACAGTAAGTACACCCTTTAATAAAATTGGCAATGAAGTTATTGTAAGGAGCCATTTGATATCCTGAAGCAAGATTACCATAGTATTACTTCCACATTCAGTGCCACAGATTAGAAAATTGTATGTGTGAAATATCTATATCACCTTCCAGTTGAGTGACCGATCAAATAGTACAGCAACATAAGTGGTAACAACAGAGTCACAAGTCTGGAATGTAATCCCAAACAGAAAATAACAACAGTAACAACAATAAAGTGACCAATAATGGAAAAAACCAacctaatttcaaaatttcatgcCAATAATGGAATATAGCAATGTAATCACAAACCTTGTCCAGCTTTCCAAGATCCAATCTTTCAAAATTCTTAAATACCATGTTTGGCGGCAATGTAAATCTGAAAAATACCCCATGAAGCATGCCAGTAGTATATATATCTTAAAGTAGAAAAGTTATTAATTCAATCGTGATGAACCATGTAAAGTTATGTGGAAAGGCTGTTCCGGTTGAAATTTCCAAATGGTTGCCAACCTGTTTTTGATGTCAGCCTCCCTACGACCAAGAACTGGACTGTCCACAGTAAGGGCAATTGCCTGGAAACCTGCTCTTTCAGCTCTTCTCACAAGCTGAGCAACCACATTTTTGTCTTTCAACAcctgagagaagaaaaaaaacacagtaACATATTAGGTATTAAACTGAAGATTGTTGACAGTTTTGATAAGGGGAGATATTCATATTAGTGCTTGCATAACTGAAGCAAGaagaataataatttgatattaagaGGAAGTGTGGAAGGAAAAGAAATGGTGTGTGAAAGTAACATCTTTTCTGGGAAAAATCGctggaaataaaattcaaataatacatTTCCCTGTGGCAATTTGCAGGAATCAAGCCATTATTTGCGAAACTCATGAAAACATTGGTAAAGACCAAAAAATCTGATGGCATACCTTCAGGGTGAGCCATCTTTTAAATGGCTGTTGGAGCAATCATGATAGGCATTGATATTTTCAAATCCAATACAGTTGTAGTCAAATCTATCTTGCTTACATCAACAAGAATACGTGGCTGGAACCTGTTTGAAGTAAACCAAATAGATGTTGTGAGATTAGAATATAAAACCACCAAACTATCATTATTTCGCGAATTTTataacccaatttttttttccacgcATTttacaatcatattttttaattttcacgcATTTTACTGATCCATTCAATGTGAAACGAAGTACTGAGGTGTACCTAAAACCGACATCATTTTGTCACcaattttttcaaaaggacattGTTTTGATACCAACATAATGGTAAAATGCACAGAACAAAAGCTTGGATggtaaaatgaacaaaaaaattaaaagcatgaTAGTAAAGTGCGCGAAAGAAACTTAGGTGGTAATTTTCACAAAACCATTGAGTGGTAAAATGTGCAATTaagtcaattaattaaaagaagcaTGAGTGCAATGTCATTACAGAGGGACATCCTTATGTGTGCCAGTAATCCAAGGAAAGGTGATTGGTGAACTTAGAGATTTTGAATGCATCAAGAGAAGGTTTCTAGGGGACCAGAACAGATAAATGGGGCCCTAGTTCCTAAGAAAAGTATATTACAGAATCCTTGAGAATGCATTTCGATTTTCTTTCAAAGTCCACTGATCCTCTGCCCCTGATGCATAATAGTCATAAACCATCtttggcaatttttcctttgcaATTGCCTCATACTCTGTAACATTAGTTATCATCTCCGTCTTCATAAGATTTACTTACAATGTCCGCAGGATCTGCTGAAATTGAGTTTGGAGCATAGTGTGATTAAATAACATGAAATTATATCAAATGCATTCCAATGCAAAGATGCTATGCAATATCAATAAATGCAAGCATGAATATATCTGAAGTTCACTGATTCATTTTAGAACTCTATAAAACATGCTGGTTAGAATCCCGTCAAAACACAATCTTGAATCAATTAGTATGATAAAATATGTTACACACACTAAGTTGAAAGAGAAAACATTTGACTTGGGCTGCCGAGGTGAGGAATACGATGATGCTATAAAGAAACCAGAAAAAGTGTCGAGAAAAGTGAAAGAGTCACAAGGCATATCAATGAGCGAAAGGAACACAAAAgggaaataataaagaaattggGTAGTGACAAAATGATGAGTatacttgtttttatttaaagaggTGGCTTAAGTCAACTACAACGAAACTCTACGTGGGAATTTGATCCCTACAAAATCATAGGAGGCTCCTCTCTGCCATGGCAATTCAAGAGCAGTCAATATAGCACCGAGTTCTGCCATCGAAACAGTGCAAGCCCCCAGATTTTTAAAGAAACCTTTTGCATCTTTGGAAACCCCTCTAGACGCTGCACTAATATCGGCAAAAGTAAAAGAAAggggataattttatttttttttaatttagcatTTGAggataaatttcaaattaagcaTAAGTCACAACGGATGATCagttaaacatataaattaataaagtcataatatttttttataattttaatttatttttttaatcaagacTTTAGAgtcataagaattttttttatgactcTAAAGTCATAAAGCAtaatctttcttttgttctagGACTTTAAGTAGTACAATACAAATCCtttttgtgtatatttttttaaaaaaaaattgtaaataaatttttaatttaattatttaataaatgaatgtatttttaatttttaaattttatttaatatttttttatatgattttatttaatgttttttttatttttagtatattattttatttaatatattttctatatttaatatcttctatttttgttttaatttaattttaattaaaatatgatttcatgTACGCATGACTCACTTACATGTCACATTTAATACTACGTGACATCACAAGTAACTGATCAACATGTTGATTAATAGTCacatcaataattaatatgaattccTCTTAATACTAAAGACCTCtacaaaactttttaaatattaaggactcatcaaaaccaaaatttattagggaccaaatataaaatttgagtaTATAGCAaggataaaaacatatttaaacaaaaaataaattgataattcaTGAAAGTGATTTCCTGTTTTATACTAAGTTGCTTGGAAATGtttcattttcaagaaaatgTTCTTGTATTCACGGGGGAGACTTCTAACACACATCACAGAAAAGAGAACTatggaaagaagaaatgagGAAAAAATGAAGCAACCTCCTCGACACTGGAAGTAGCAGTTGAGGATAGTGTCTGTgacaaaaattatgaaaactaaTCTACTGGAAAGTAATTAAGTACAACAAATGCATGCAGTTCAGTAGGCATAcagtcaaataaataataaaactacaaGGAAACGAATATAACTTTTGTCTGGAAATAAAACCAAAGTGCATGACAAATATGGTAAAAGTTAAACCATGATTGTGCCAGCTGCTGATGCTGCTCTAGCAGTATCTAATTCTCCTGCACAAAAGTtgcataatttgttttaattcagAAGTTTTTCTATGTTGTTGTTATAGCAAGAAATaaacttcaattaaaaaaatattaagaatcaGGTATTAATGCATTAACATTATGATTAACACAGACCAATGAATCTGGTCACATACCTTCAGGGTGAGCCATCTTTTGCTTGGCTGTTGGAGCAATCATGATAGGCATTGATATTTTGAAGCCCAATACAGTTGTAGTCAAGTCTATCTTGCTTAAATCAACAAGAATACGCAGCCGGAACCTGTTTGAAGTAAACCAAATGGATATTGAGAAAAGGGCTTCGGAATAACAAAGTTGAAAATTGATTAAAGGAAGCATAAGTTGCAATCTCATAACACAGGGAAATCCTAATGTGTCCTTAGTAATCAAAGGAAAGGTAAACTTAGATTTTGAATGAAAAGTTTCTAGGGGACcagaaaagataaataaatggaGGTCCTggttcctgagaaatgtaaatTACAGAATCCTTGAGAATGCATTTCGGTTCTCTTTCAAAGTCCACTGATCCTCTGCCCCTGATGCATAGAAGTCATAAACCATCTTTGGCAAATTTTCCTTTGCAACTGCCTCATACTCGGTAACATTAGTTAtcatatccatcttcataaGATTTTCTTATGACGTCCGCAGGATCTGCTGAAAGTGAGTTTCAAGTATAGTTATTAAGTAACATGAAATCATATCAAATGCTTTCCAATGCAAAGATGCTATGCAATGCCAATAAGTGCAAGTATGGATATTTCTGAAGTTCACTGACTCATTTCAGAACACTATAAAACATGCTGGTTAGAATCCTTTCAAAACACAATCTTGGTCAACGTGACAACTAAAAGCTGAAAAACAAGTCTTTTTGTGTCCCTCAATGGTATTTCAATTAACAACAATAGAAGAGTTGTCTTTTTTGAAAAAGAGTTATCATTCCATGTCAAATGAAAGATTCATCAGTCCCCACCTATTGAAATCAGGATCTTCTTAAATTTTCACATCAAAGCTCCACTTTCATGATTTCTTATGTATGTACACATAAT contains:
- the LOC121172669 gene encoding (S)-2-hydroxy-acid oxidase GLO1 — its product is MKMDMITNVTEYEAVAKENLPKMVYDFYASGAEDQWTLKENRNAFSRILFRLRILVDLSKIDLTTTVLGFKISMPIMIAPTAKQKMAHPEGELDTARAASAAGTIMTLSSTATSSVEEVASFFPHFFFP
- the LOC102670034 gene encoding (S)-2-hydroxy-acid oxidase GLO1, with product MITNVTEYEAIAKEKLPKMVYDYYASGAEDQWTLKENRNAFSRILFQPRILVDVSKIDLTTTVLKDKNVVAQLVRRAERAGFQAIALTVDSPVLGRREADIKNRFTLPPNMVFKNFERLDLGKLDKTCDSVVTTYVAVLFDRSLNWKDCFLNHEANSIYYANNVARIAIQAGAAGIIVSNQGARQLDYVPATIMALEEIGRPVMFSLAADGKAGVRKVLRMLVDELEVTIN